Proteins encoded in a region of the Anguilla rostrata isolate EN2019 unplaced genomic scaffold, ASM1855537v3 scaf1191, whole genome shotgun sequence genome:
- the LOC135247283 gene encoding E3 ubiquitin-protein ligase TRIM35-like isoform X1, protein MSAYSTLNSCCLKKKKCIPDFATRGQRDILNFLLVRWVGMLPSSRIFQTSKNEKTASNKLLSISLCPCSFRHSFCGVCLKQYWEEKSSRECPICRRKASMDDPPINLALRNIVESYLNQKTERETTDKSDAQCSLHGEKLLFFCEHDKEPLCLVCQTSKKHRNHPVCPVGEAVLELKEELKPALNLIKEKLKRFTEVEQECKKTAEHIKSQAQHTERQIKLEFEKLHQFLHEEEDSGLAALREEEEQKSQIMKEKIENITGHILTLTDKITAIEKAMDTEDTSFLQSYKNIKERAQCTLQDPELLSGALIDVAKHLGNLKFRVWEKMLEVVQYTPVVLDPNTVRATLSLSDDLTTVRHTGTEQKCPDNPERFKPCVDVLGSEGFTSGKHSWEVKVGNKPRWAIGVVKESISRKGSITCSPKRGFWVLVLRDGDEYCAFGAAALTLKRKPQSIRVQLDYDTGMVSFFDSSDMSHIYTFKDTFTERVFPYFSPHSRKDNNDGSLQICPVKISVKVMYNQ, encoded by the exons ATGTCAGCCTACAGTACGTTGAATtcatgctgtttaaaaaaaaaaaagtgtattccAGATTTCGCCACTAGAGGGCAAAGGGACATTTTGAATTTCCTCCTTGTGAGGTGGGTAGGCATGCTACCCAGCTCTCGCATTTTTCAGACCAGCAAAAACGAAAAAACGGCCTCGAACAAACTTTTGTCCATCTCATTATGTCCCTGTTCATTCCG CCACAGCTTCTGTGGAGTGTGTCTGAAGCAGTACTGGGAAGAGAAGAGCTCTCGAGAGTGTCCCATCTGCAGGAGAAAGGCCTCTATGGATGATCCTCCTATAAACTTGGCTTTAAGAAATATTGTGGAGTCCTACTTAAACcagaagactgagagagaaactacGGACAAGAGTGATGCTCAGTGCAGTCTTCATGGGGAGAAACTTCTATTCTTCTGTGAACATGACaaagagcctctctgtctcgTCTGTCAGAcatcaaaaaaacacagaaaccacccCGTCTGTCCAGTGGGAGAGGCTGTACTGGAGCTGAAG GAGGAACTCAAGCCTGCACTTAAtcttattaaagaaaaattgAAGAGGTTTACTGAGGTTGAACAAGAATGTAAGAAAACAGCAGAACACATCAAG AgtcaggcccagcacacagagaggcagataaaGTTAGAGTTTGAGAAGCTCCATCAGTTCCTGCATGAGGAAGAGGATTCCGGACTAGCTGCTCTGAGGGaagaagaggagcagaagagtcaGATAATGAAGGAGAAGATAGAAAACATCACAGGACACATCCTCACTCTTACAGACAAAATCACAGCTATAGAGAAGGCCATGGACACTGAAGACACCTCCTTTTTACAG agctaCAAGAACATCAAGGAAAG agcccagtgcacactgcaggatccaGAGCTGCTGTCAGGGGCACTGATTgatgtggccaaacacctgggcaacctgaagttcagagtctgggagaagatgctggaggtggtgcagtaca CTCCTGTGGTGCTGGACCCCAATACTGTAcgtgccactctctctctctctgatgatctgaccactgtgagacacacaggtacagagcagaaatGTCCTGACAATCCAGAGAGGTTTAAACCTTGTGTGGATGTGCTGGGATCTGAGGGGTTTACCTcagggaaacacagctgggaggtgaAGGTGGGGAATAAACCTAGGTGGGCTATAGGAGTGGTGAAAGAGTCCATCAGTAGGAAGGGAAGTATAACATGCAGCCCAAagagaggattctgggtctTAGTGCTGAGGGATGGTGATGAGTACTGTGCATTTGGAGCTGCTGCCCTCACACTGAAGAGGAAGCCCCAGagcatcagagtgcagctggactatgACACGGGGATGGTGTCCTTCTTCGACTCCAGTGATATGTCCcacatttacacttttaaagACACATTTACTGAGAGAGTGTTCCCATACTTCTCTCCACATTCGAGAAAAGATAACAATGATGGATCCCTGCAAATATGCCCAGTGAAAATCTCTGTGAAAGTGATGTATAACCAGTGa
- the LOC135247283 gene encoding zinc-binding protein A33-like isoform X3: MSLFIPEELKPALNLIKEKLKRFTEVEQECKKTAEHIKSQAQHTERQIKLEFEKLHQFLHEEEDSGLAALREEEEQKSQIMKEKIENITGHILTLTDKITAIEKAMDTEDTSFLQSYKNIKERAQCTLQDPELLSGALIDVAKHLGNLKFRVWEKMLEVVQYTPVVLDPNTVRATLSLSDDLTTVRHTGTEQKCPDNPERFKPCVDVLGSEGFTSGKHSWEVKVGNKPRWAIGVVKESISRKGSITCSPKRGFWVLVLRDGDEYCAFGAAALTLKRKPQSIRVQLDYDTGMVSFFDSSDMSHIYTFKDTFTERVFPYFSPHSRKDNNDGSLQICPVKISVKVMYNQ; encoded by the exons ATGTCCCTGTTCATTCCG GAGGAACTCAAGCCTGCACTTAAtcttattaaagaaaaattgAAGAGGTTTACTGAGGTTGAACAAGAATGTAAGAAAACAGCAGAACACATCAAG AgtcaggcccagcacacagagaggcagataaaGTTAGAGTTTGAGAAGCTCCATCAGTTCCTGCATGAGGAAGAGGATTCCGGACTAGCTGCTCTGAGGGaagaagaggagcagaagagtcaGATAATGAAGGAGAAGATAGAAAACATCACAGGACACATCCTCACTCTTACAGACAAAATCACAGCTATAGAGAAGGCCATGGACACTGAAGACACCTCCTTTTTACAG agctaCAAGAACATCAAGGAAAG agcccagtgcacactgcaggatccaGAGCTGCTGTCAGGGGCACTGATTgatgtggccaaacacctgggcaacctgaagttcagagtctgggagaagatgctggaggtggtgcagtaca CTCCTGTGGTGCTGGACCCCAATACTGTAcgtgccactctctctctctctgatgatctgaccactgtgagacacacaggtacagagcagaaatGTCCTGACAATCCAGAGAGGTTTAAACCTTGTGTGGATGTGCTGGGATCTGAGGGGTTTACCTcagggaaacacagctgggaggtgaAGGTGGGGAATAAACCTAGGTGGGCTATAGGAGTGGTGAAAGAGTCCATCAGTAGGAAGGGAAGTATAACATGCAGCCCAAagagaggattctgggtctTAGTGCTGAGGGATGGTGATGAGTACTGTGCATTTGGAGCTGCTGCCCTCACACTGAAGAGGAAGCCCCAGagcatcagagtgcagctggactatgACACGGGGATGGTGTCCTTCTTCGACTCCAGTGATATGTCCcacatttacacttttaaagACACATTTACTGAGAGAGTGTTCCCATACTTCTCTCCACATTCGAGAAAAGATAACAATGATGGATCCCTGCAAATATGCCCAGTGAAAATCTCTGTGAAAGTGATGTATAACCAGTGa
- the LOC135247283 gene encoding E3 ubiquitin-protein ligase TRIM35-like isoform X2, protein MEAKALIPEDDLCCSVCCDIFKEPVVLKCSHSFCGVCLKQYWEEKSSRECPICRRKASMDDPPINLALRNIVESYLNQKTERETTDKSDAQCSLHGEKLLFFCEHDKEPLCLVCQTSKKHRNHPVCPVGEAVLELKEELKPALNLIKEKLKRFTEVEQECKKTAEHIKSQAQHTERQIKLEFEKLHQFLHEEEDSGLAALREEEEQKSQIMKEKIENITGHILTLTDKITAIEKAMDTEDTSFLQSYKNIKERAQCTLQDPELLSGALIDVAKHLGNLKFRVWEKMLEVVQYTPVVLDPNTVRATLSLSDDLTTVRHTGTEQKCPDNPERFKPCVDVLGSEGFTSGKHSWEVKVGNKPRWAIGVVKESISRKGSITCSPKRGFWVLVLRDGDEYCAFGAAALTLKRKPQSIRVQLDYDTGMVSFFDSSDMSHIYTFKDTFTERVFPYFSPHSRKDNNDGSLQICPVKISVKVMYNQ, encoded by the exons ATGGAGGCTAAAGCTTTGATTCCTGAGGACGATCTGTGTTGCTCTgtatgttgtgatatttttaaagagcctgTTGTCCTGAAATGTAGCCACAGCTTCTGTGGAGTGTGTCTGAAGCAGTACTGGGAAGAGAAGAGCTCTCGAGAGTGTCCCATCTGCAGGAGAAAGGCCTCTATGGATGATCCTCCTATAAACTTGGCTTTAAGAAATATTGTGGAGTCCTACTTAAACcagaagactgagagagaaactacGGACAAGAGTGATGCTCAGTGCAGTCTTCATGGGGAGAAACTTCTATTCTTCTGTGAACATGACaaagagcctctctgtctcgTCTGTCAGAcatcaaaaaaacacagaaaccacccCGTCTGTCCAGTGGGAGAGGCTGTACTGGAGCTGAAG GAGGAACTCAAGCCTGCACTTAAtcttattaaagaaaaattgAAGAGGTTTACTGAGGTTGAACAAGAATGTAAGAAAACAGCAGAACACATCAAG AgtcaggcccagcacacagagaggcagataaaGTTAGAGTTTGAGAAGCTCCATCAGTTCCTGCATGAGGAAGAGGATTCCGGACTAGCTGCTCTGAGGGaagaagaggagcagaagagtcaGATAATGAAGGAGAAGATAGAAAACATCACAGGACACATCCTCACTCTTACAGACAAAATCACAGCTATAGAGAAGGCCATGGACACTGAAGACACCTCCTTTTTACAG agctaCAAGAACATCAAGGAAAG agcccagtgcacactgcaggatccaGAGCTGCTGTCAGGGGCACTGATTgatgtggccaaacacctgggcaacctgaagttcagagtctgggagaagatgctggaggtggtgcagtaca CTCCTGTGGTGCTGGACCCCAATACTGTAcgtgccactctctctctctctgatgatctgaccactgtgagacacacaggtacagagcagaaatGTCCTGACAATCCAGAGAGGTTTAAACCTTGTGTGGATGTGCTGGGATCTGAGGGGTTTACCTcagggaaacacagctgggaggtgaAGGTGGGGAATAAACCTAGGTGGGCTATAGGAGTGGTGAAAGAGTCCATCAGTAGGAAGGGAAGTATAACATGCAGCCCAAagagaggattctgggtctTAGTGCTGAGGGATGGTGATGAGTACTGTGCATTTGGAGCTGCTGCCCTCACACTGAAGAGGAAGCCCCAGagcatcagagtgcagctggactatgACACGGGGATGGTGTCCTTCTTCGACTCCAGTGATATGTCCcacatttacacttttaaagACACATTTACTGAGAGAGTGTTCCCATACTTCTCTCCACATTCGAGAAAAGATAACAATGATGGATCCCTGCAAATATGCCCAGTGAAAATCTCTGTGAAAGTGATGTATAACCAGTGa
- the LOC135247280 gene encoding zinc-binding protein A33-like translates to MTGGDKSYTCEELNPALHIIKEKLKRFTEVEQECKETAEHIRSQAQHTERQIKAEFEKLHQFLREEEEARLAALREEEEQKTQILKEKIENITGHISTLPDKITAIEKAMDTEDTSFLRSYKNIKERAQCTLQDPELLSGALIDVAKHLGNLKFRVWENMLGMVQYTPVVLDPNTAAPWLSLSDDLTIVRDTDTKQKYPDNPERFSRCLSVLGSEGFTSGKHSWEMKVRNKLEWTIGVVKESISRKGKITCSPERGFWVLMLRNGGKYRAGGGTELTLKRKPQSIRVQLDYDRGEVSFFDSSDMSVIYIFTDTFTERVFPYFSPCLKKDKNDGPLQICPGKVVVTMT, encoded by the exons ATGACTGGTGGAGACAAGAGCTACACATGC GAGGAACTGAACCCAGCACTTCatattattaaagaaaaactgaagaggTTTACTGAGGTTGAACAAGAATGTAAGGAAACAGCAGAACATATCAGG agtcaggcccagcacacagagaggcagataaaggcagagtttgagaagctccaccagttcctgcgagaggaagaggaggccagacTAGCTgctctgagggaggaagaggagcagaagacTCAGATATTGAAGGAGAAGATAGAAAACATCACAGGGCACATATCCACTCTTCCAGACAAAATCACAGCTATAGAGAAGGCCATGGACACTGAAGATACCTCCTTTTTACGG AGTTACAAGAACATCAAGGAAAG agcccagtgcacactgcaggatccagagctgctctcaggggcactgatagatgtggccaaacacctgggcaacctgaagttcagagtctgggaGAATATGCTGGGgatggtgcagtaca CTCCTGTGGTGCTGGACCCCAATACTGCAGcaccctggctctctctctctgatgacctgaccatTGTGAGAGACACAGATACAAAGCAGAAATATCCTGACAACCCAGAGAGGTTTAGCAGGTGTTTGAGTGTGCTGGGATCTGAAGGGTTTACCTcagggaaacacagctgggagATGAAGGTTAGGAATAAACTTGAGTGGACTATAGGAGTGGTGAAAGAGTCCATCAGTAGGAAGGGAAAAATAACATGCAGCCCAGagagaggattctgggtctTAATGCTGAGGAATGGTGGTAAGtacagagcaggaggaggtaCTGAGCTCACACTGAAGAGGAAGCCCCAGagcatcagagtgcagctggactatgacaggggggaggtgtcctTCTTTGACTCCAGTGACATGtcagtcatttacatttttacagacaCTTTTACTGAGAGAGTGTTCCCATACTTCTCTCCCTGTTTGAAAAAAGATAAGAATGATGGACCCCTGCAGATATGCCCAGGGAAAGTAGTGGTAACAATGACTTAA